The Streptomyces sp. NBC_00659 genomic interval CCAGTCGAGGACCTGACACCAGAAGCGGGCGAGCGCCGGCAGGTCGTGGGCGTCGATGACCAGTTGGTAGAAAGAGACAGCCATGAACGGCAGTCTCCCCCGGCGGCAGAGGCTCCGCCACCGCCACCGGGCCACACCTGCGGGCGCACACGGGCGGGCGCTCCGGGACAGCCCTGGCGGGGCCGCCGGCGGCCCCTCATCCGGAAGGGGCCTCTCCCCCGCCCAACTCCCGCGGCTCTGTGGGTGATTGCCCGAGAAAAGCCGCGGGATGTTCCCGGTATCGGTGTGGTAAACGACTGCTCAGTAGCCACTGGTTCCACTACTGTTTCACCAGCCGCACACCGGGTCTCCATGACCGCCCGCTCCGTGTGCCGCGTCCTCACCCTCTCGCTTCACCCCTCACGCGCTCGCCCTCCCCCGCTTAGGAACGCGTATGCCAGAAGTGACGCCCGGATCCGGTCCCGACGGGTCCACCCCCTCCAGGGAGATCGCGCCCTGGCACCCCACCCCGCGCGGCGCGCCCTACCCGGTGTCGACCGACCTCGTACCCGTGTCCCCCACACCCTGGGAGGCCCTCGGGGCGGACGACGAGGGCAGGCTGCCGGGGACCCGCCGGCTCTGGCTGGCCTGTGGGCTCGCGGCGGTGGTCACGGTCACCGTCATCACCGCGATCTCCGTACAGGCGAACTCTTCTGACGACTCGTCACGTCAGGCGGGCAACAGGACCGTGGCCGACACGGCGAACCCCTTCCTCTTCGGCGCGCCCGCGGGAGCGACCACCGCCCCGGCGGGCAAGGACGCGCTGTCCTCGCCGGAGACCTCACGCTCCGCCTCGGCGGATTCCGCGTCCCGGGACGCCGTGTCGCCGGATCCGTCGGACCAGGGCTCCGACAGCGGGACCACCCCCGGGAAGTCGACGCCCGCCGCCTCCGGCAGCGCTTCCGCACCCCAGCAGTCCTCGCGGCTGAAGTCCGTCCAGGCGGTCAACTACCCCGACCGCTACTGGCATCTGAGCGACGGTCAGGTCCGGCTCGACCCGGTCGGCTCCGGCAGCCCGGCCACGACCCGGCGGGCCGCCAGCTTCAAGGTGGTTCCAGGACTGGCGAAGTCCTCCTGCTACTCCTTCGCCACCACCGACGGCTCCTACCTGCGCCACCGCGACTTCATCCTGCGCGCCGACCGCGACGACGGCTCCGCGATCTTCCGGGAGGACGCCACCTTCTGCCCCCGCGCGTCCTCCCGCTCGGGCGCCGTGATGCTGGAGGCGGTCAACTACCCGGGCCGTTTCCTGCGCCACCGCAACTTCCAGCTCGTCCTCGCGCGTTACGAGCGCGACAGGCTCTACGGGGAGGACTCCGCGTTCCGCCTGGTGCGGGGCCTGGCCTGAGCCCAGAGCTCCCGCCGGGAAAACGCGACGGGGCGGCACCCGAAGGTGCCGCCCCGTGCGAGGTACTCGAGGGCCGAAGCCCTGGACCGAGGACTCAGACGTTGAACCCGAGCGCGCGAAGCTGCTCGCGGCCGTCGTCCGTGATCTTGTCCGGGCCCCACGGCGGCATCCAGACCCAGTTGATGCGCAGCTCGTTGACGAGACCGTCCGTGGCGGACTTGGCCTGGTCCT includes:
- a CDS encoding AbfB domain-containing protein; this encodes MPEVTPGSGPDGSTPSREIAPWHPTPRGAPYPVSTDLVPVSPTPWEALGADDEGRLPGTRRLWLACGLAAVVTVTVITAISVQANSSDDSSRQAGNRTVADTANPFLFGAPAGATTAPAGKDALSSPETSRSASADSASRDAVSPDPSDQGSDSGTTPGKSTPAASGSASAPQQSSRLKSVQAVNYPDRYWHLSDGQVRLDPVGSGSPATTRRAASFKVVPGLAKSSCYSFATTDGSYLRHRDFILRADRDDGSAIFREDATFCPRASSRSGAVMLEAVNYPGRFLRHRNFQLVLARYERDRLYGEDSAFRLVRGLA